Proteins encoded together in one Miscanthus floridulus cultivar M001 chromosome 16, ASM1932011v1, whole genome shotgun sequence window:
- the LOC136511760 gene encoding calcineurin B-like protein 4, producing MGCASSKQFSRSAPAHEDPAVLASQTSFTVNGVEALYELYKKLSFSIVKDGLMHKEEFQLALFRNSNRANLFADRVFDLFDLKRNGVIDFEEFVRSLSVFHPKAHISEKTLAFKLYDLRGTGYIEKEELREMGLALLDESDLCLSDSTVETIVDNTFSQADSNGDGRIDPEEWEEFVKKNPATLRNMFLPYLQDITMSFPSFIMHSEASD from the exons ATGGGCTGCGCGTCGTCCAAGCAGTTCAGCAGGAGCGCGCCGGCGCACGAGGATCCGGCCGTGCTGGCGTCCCAGACCTCAT TCACGGTGAACGGGGTGGAGGCGCTGTACGAGCTGTACAAGAAGCTCAGCTTCTCCATCGTCAAAGACGGGCTCATGCACAAG GAGGAGTTTCAGCTCGCCTTGTTCAGGAACAGCAACAGAGCGAACCTCTTTGCAGACCGG GTCTTCGATCTGTTCGATCTCAAACGGAACGGAGTCATCGATTTCGAGGAATTCGTGCGGTCGCTCAGTGTATTCCACCCTAAAGCACATATATCGGAGAAGACAC TCGCGTTCAAGCTGTATGATCTAAGGGGGACAGGTTACATCGAGAAAGAAGAG CTCAGAGAGATGGGCTTGGCACTGCTTGATGAGTCTGATCTCTGCCTTTCAGATAGCACTGTCGAGACGATTGTCGATAAT ACATTCAGTCAAGCGGACTCAAATGGGGACGGCAGGATAGATCCTGAAGAATGGGAGGAATTTGTGAAGAAGAACCCGGCAACATTAAGAAACATGTTTCTCCCCTATTTGCA GGACATTACCATGTCATTTCCGAGCTTCATAATGCATTCAGAAGCCAGTGACTGA